CACCCTGGCCGCCTGCAATCGTGAGCTTCGCTCGATCCTGTAATCCCGTGTAAACACCATTCGGGCGTATTTCTTTGGGGGTATAGATGGCTGTGAGAGAGTCTGCAGGAGATTCGGAAAATAGTTTCAGCCCAAGTGCTTGGATGGCGGCTCGTGTCGCTCGAGCCACGCGTGCATGGCGTTCAAAAATCGCCGAGAGTCCCTCTTCTTTCATCATTTTTAAAGACTCTTGAAGGCCTGCTATCAGCGAAACGGCTGGGGTAAAGGCAGTTTGATGGCAGGCTTGGGCTTTCTTTTCTTGGGCTAAATCAAAGTAGAATCGAGGCATCTGAGCGGTTCGGTTGAATTCCCAAGCCTTAGGGCTTATGGCCAAAAAAGCCAAACCGGGTGGAAGCATCAGAGCCTTTTGAGAGCTTGCAATCAAGACATCAATGTGATCCCGTTCAGGGGAAATATCCCAGACGCCGAGTGCGCTGATCGCATCCACAATCAATAGACAATCCGCTTTTTGTTGAACGACGCGACCAATGGCTTCATAAGGTTGTCGCGTGCCTGTAGACGTTTCGCTGGCAACGCAAATGACGGCTCGGCATTCAGGGTATTGCTCAAGAGCTTGGCGCACCTCCTCTGGGTTTGCAGATTTCCCCCAAGGGACTTCGATGGTATGGACTTTAAGTCCAAAGCGTTCGGCCATTTTTCCCCAGCGCTCGCCAAATTTGCCTCCTGTCACATTAAGAACCAAATCACCCGCAGAGAAAAAATTCTGGAAAGTTGCTTCAAAAGCTCCAGTTCCGGAACAAGACAACAACAAAACATCTTCTTTTGTCTGCAACACCCACTTGAGTCCTTGGATGCAATCAGCAAAAATGCTTTCAAAAGCTGGGGTGCGGTGATGAATCATGGAGCGACTCATGAGGCTCAAAACGCGCTCTGGCACAGGAGTCGGTCCAGGTGCTAGCAAACGATACTTCATTTTATTCTCCTTGTAAGGTCTTCCTTGAGGTGTCAGGGCCCGACGCAACGTCGTTTCTTCACCGACTCTCAACCCGAGATGTTTTTGGAGCAGCTCCAGCAGTCGCTTTTGGAAATTGTTTTTTAACTCCAAAGGGTCGCCTGATCGATGTCGTACACCAAATTACACTCAGCGAAGGTCGATGGCTGCTGACCAGCAGTCATGACCGTCCTGGTAAACTGAAATCTTGGTTCGAACAATATCTATTCTCCGAGCAAGTCCTGCTTCATGAATATGCGCTTGACGATTCTCCAGAAACTTTGTCGGAGAAAGAACGCATCGCAAGTTGCATCCCTAAATTTCCGAATGAGATCAACGAAGATCATAACCCCTTCGAACTGGGACTGGGCCATTGGATAGATTGGAATAAGGGTTGTTACGTCGGTCAGGAAGTCATTTCGAGGCTGGACACTTATGATAAAGTATCGCACCGACTGATGGCTGTTGCTTGTCGAAAAGAAGACTTTGAACGCTTACGAACGTCTTCTGAGATCACTTCCATGAGTGACGAACATGCTCCCAATGCGCCCATTGCTTTGGGTGTATTTCGAAAAGCAGACTTGACAGATGGTCAATTTTTGATTACATCGTCGGGCGTTCCAGTGTGGGTCGTTAGCTCAGCCCGGTAGAGCATCGGACTTTTAATCCGTTGGTCCACGGTTCGAATCCGTGACGACCCACCACTTGGTTGAACGCTCCAAATCAAGACGATTCCGTTTGCAAAGCCCTTTTGGGGCTTGAGCCTGGCTCCGAGAAAGGCTAAGCTAGGATTCCATGCATCTTAAGCTTTACAATACCCTGAGTCGCGCGATTGAGCCATTCAAACCCAACCAAGCTGCGAAAGCCAGCCTCTACACCTGCGGTCCAACGGTTTATCACTACGCGCACATTGGTAACTTAAGAACCTACGTGTTTGAAGATGTTCTGAGCCGAACGCTTCAGCGTTTTGGGTTCCACGTGGAACATGTGATGAACATTACCGATGTTGGGCACTTGGAGTCCGACTCGGACGTGGGCGATGATAAGATGGAGCTGGCATCAAAGCGTGAAAAAAAGAGCCCTTGGGAGGTTGCGCGTTATTATGAGAGGGCTTTTTTCCAGGATACGGAAGCGCTTAACATCCTAAAGCCTACGATTGTTTGCCGAGCAACCGAACACGTTGCAGAGATGCAGCACATGATCCAGAAATTAATTTCGAATGGCTTTGCGTATGTCGTTGAAGGCAATGTCTACTTTCGAATTCATCGATTTGAGGATTATTCTAAGCTTTCACGACGTAATTTAGAGGAGCTGATGGAAGGTGCTCGGGTCGATATCGATTCCAGAAAAGAAAATCCTTTGGATTTTGTTTTGTGGTTTTCTCAAAGCAAATACCCAAACCAGGTCATGAAATGGGAATCTCCTTGGGGAGTCGGCTTTCCGGGTTGGCACATTGAATGCTCGGCCATGGCCCTTAAATATCTGGGAGAGAGAATTGATATTCATTGTGGAGGGGTGGATCACATATCGGTTCATCATACGAACGAAATTGCTCAAACGGAAGGTTGCTTGGGTCATCGTTGGGTGAATGTCTGGATGCACGGCGAATTTTTGGTGTTGGATAAAGCTAAGATGTCAAAATCAAAAGGAGATTTTTTGACTTTATCCACGTTGAGAGAGCAGGGTTTTGAGGCCGTGCATTATCGTTATTTTTGCTTGGGGGCCCACTATCGATCTCAACTTTCGTTTAGTTACGAGTCTTTACAAGCTTCTAAAAATGCCTTTGAATCATTGAAAAATCGAGTCTTGGGGTGGCGACTAGAACCGAAGAAAGGGAAAGCTCCGGAGAAAAAAAATTCGTACCAAGAAGCATTTAAGCAGGCATTGGCGAACGATCTGGATCTACCGGTTGCCATGCGGGTTCTTTGGGACGTTGTGAAAGACGCTGATTTGGGGACTGAAAATCAATTAGAACTTGTGGAAGATTTTGATCAGGTTTTTGGATTGGGAGTGAGTCAATTTGAGCGTCCGGTTCTATCCTGGGAACTCTCTCAGATAGTAGAAGAGCGAAATCAAGCTCGAGCTCAAAAGGATTGGCAGAAAGCGGATGAGCTGCGCCAAAAACTCTCAACCTGCGGTTTGCAAATCAAAGACACCCCAAAAGGCCCAGATTGGTATTTCGATTTTTCGTGAGCTTTCATGGAAAGGGAGAGTGGAGCGGGAAAAGGGATTCGAACCCTCGACTTTAACCTTGGCAAGGTTACACTCTACCACTGAGTTATTCCCGCGGTGCTTTGCCGTTATGCATCGAGTAAGGAAAAAGGTCAAGAGAGTAAATGACGAAGGTTTTCTTGAATCCACTGATCGGCCCTATCGGCTCCAATAAACAATCGCTCATTCCGCCTGAATTCAGCATGGTGGATGGAACGTCGCCCGAAAAGAGTGCGTTTGGCAGGAAACAGTTGGTGAAGCATTTCGTGGTGGACAATCCGTTCAATGCAAATACATGGAACGCACGCTTGGTCGAGTGCGGGATGAATGGTAATCTTCTTTCGACGCATACAATAAGAGCCTAGGCGGATAGAACGTTTTCGAGCGGTCGTTTTGCCGTATTTCCCCCAAGCAATGGTTGCTTCGACACGATTCTCGAAATAGCGAGAATTGATCTGATGATAGAGATCTTCCAAGTTATGGTAGACGCCTTTTTTGTAGAATGACTGCATAAGACGCCTTTCATCGTAGCAAGATAGCATGTTTGAGTATACTGCTTAGGTCGTTAAGATGGCCAATGGGCTCGTGCTGGAGAAAAGATCAAAGCCGATTTTATGGAATTCAGCATATTGTTGACGCCCCGAAGGGACTATGGCATAGCGAGGGAACTGTTTGGGGTGCCGTGCTCGAGTGGTTAGGGAGCGGTCTGCAAAACCGTTAACATCGGTTCAATTCCGATCGGCACCTCCAATGCTTCCCGTTACAGCCCGCGCGCATGCGAACATCGCTCTCATTAAATACTGGGGCAAAGTTCCTGGACCCGGTAATTTACCGGCCGTGGGTTCTTTATCGTTGACGCTGGATTGTTTTTACTCTCAAACGACAATCCAAGCATCGGAAGCCGATCGATTTATCTTGAACAGCGAAGTACAGTCTGGTGCTTCCAGTCGACGGGTATTTGAATTTCTTGACCCAATTCGAAAGCCGGGGGAACGGTTGGAGGTGGTATCGAAAAATTGCGTTCCAACAGCGTCGGGGCTTGCTTCCTCGGCTTCAGGATTTGCAGCTCTCAGCGTGGCTGCAAACGCATTTTTTAAGCTCGGCCTTAGTCCGCGTGGCCTCAGCGAACTGGCGCGAACGGGATCGGGTTCGGCCGCACGCAGTATTTTTCCTGGGCTTGCTCGGATGCATCCAGAAGGCTACGCGGAGCCAGTCCAAGCCCCATCGTTTGATTTAAATCTACTGGTGGTGCATTGTTCCGATTCAAAAAAACATAGGGATTCAAGAACGGCCATGAATCATACGGCCGAAACATCGCCTTATTACGCTGCTTGGGTTCTGACGCATCCCGAAGATTTAACGGCCGCGCTTCGCGCTTTAAAAGAAAATCAATTTGAAGCCCTTGGTCAGGCGATGGAATATTCCACGCTGAAGATGCACGCGAGCATGATGGCGGCAAAGCCAGGAATCTGGTATTTCGAGCCCCTATCATTATCGGTTCTGAATTGCCTTCGAGAGCTCAAAGCCGAGGGAGTTAAGGCTTACTTTACGATGGATGCAGGCCCACACGTCAAAATTTTATGCCAGGATCAAGATGTTCCAGTCCTGCTCAAGAGGCTGAATCAAATACCCGGCGTGATCGAGATTCTTCAGGCGAGACCGGGTCCTGGAGCGATGATTCTGTGATCAGTGCGCCAGGAAAACTTGTTTTAGCGGGAGAGTACGGGGTCTTAGAAGGTCAACCCGGGCTGGCCATGGCGGTGAACCGGCGGGTTTTTTTGGTGCCTTCACGAATTCCAAGTCCTTCTCAATTGTGGGACTGTGTTTCGAGACATTCCCAAGATCCCTTGTTTCAACTTGATTCCAGAGCGCTTTATGAGGGCAAGCTCAAATTGGGCTTAGGATCTTCGGCTGCTGCTGCGGTTTGTATGGCAGCTTATGCGGATTCTCAAAACGTATATGAAGTTGCTCTGAAAGCGCATCGAAAATTCTCAGGCGGTTTCGGTTCTGGGATTGATATTGCTGCCTCGTTTACAGGCGGATTCATTCGCTTTGAAAGAGGCGTTGTTACTTCGCTGAACCCTAACCAAAATGCTCAATACTTGACGTGCGTATTTTCAAAAAAAACACAAAGAACCAGTGATTTTTTAAAATCCTTTTTGGATTTCAAAAATCGATCGACCAAGCGATACGATGCTCTTGTGGAAACGCTTGGGCAAAATAGCGATGCCTGGCAGGACTGGTGGACCGGTGCTCTAGAGTGGTCGGATGTATCAAATTTGATGATGGAAAACATTCAAGCACTTCGCCAATTAGAAACGGGAGCGGGAATCCCGATTTTGGGTCACGCGTTTGACGCGATTGAGTGCATTGCCGGGCAGCACGGAGCTTATGTGAAACCGAGCGGTGCTGGCGGTGGCGATACCCTGTTGTGCTTTGCTTTGCCAGAGAAACAAGAAGTTTTACACCGAGATTTACTCAAAGCCGGCTACGGGGTCTTAAACCTTGGATATTTTGAACCCGGCGTTCAGATCGGCGAGTGAGATGCGATTGCCGAGGTAAAAAGTCCCAAACTCCGCAAAACGGGCGCTTGCTTCATCGAATCGCATTTCCGTCACCAGATGTTTAAAATGAAGCGGATCATCGGAAAACAAAGTGACTCCCCATTCCCAATCGTCGAATCCAATCGAGCCACCGATCATCTGGAGGACTTTGCCCGCGTAAGTGCGCCCAATACTCCCATGCTCTTTCATCATCCGACGGCGCTCTTCCAAGGGCTCAAGGTACCAGTTGGCTCCAACCGCCCTGCTTTTACTCATGGGATAAAAGCAGACGTGTTTCAGATCAGGCAAAGCAGGTTTTAATCGAGCATCCAACAGGGCTTGTACTTCTGGGCTTGTGGCGCTTTCAGAGCTGACATAGTTGCTTAATTCAACGACCGATACGTAAGAGTAGGTGGGGACTAAAAAATCGAATAAACGTGATTTTTGCAGACGCTGTTCGGTTTTTGAAAGTTCGTGCAAATCGGTTCGAAGGTTTAAAAAAAGATAATCTGCCTGATGGCCTAGGATTTGATAGAGCCCAAAAGCACCGGAACGGTTTGAATTCACACGCTCGAAGCTTTCTAGAATTTCTGAAAATTCGGATTGAATCTCTTCTTGAGCCGCATCAGAAAGTTGGCGCCATTGGGCCTGATCGAACCGGCGAAAGTCATGCAAAATATACCATCCTTCAAGAGTGACCATTTTTCCGCTCATAGATTCTCCGCAATCCTCATTCGTTCGTGCAATTTGAAACGCCTTGCATAAGCAGGGTCACGTTGCAAGACTTGCTTCCAGCTCCGAATGGCGTTTTGAGGATCTTGATTCATCACGTATGCCATTCCTTGATAGTGCCATGCTGGCACGTAATGAGGGTGCTTGGAGAGAAGGCGTGCAAAGATTAGCAGGGCTTTGGAGGGGTTCGAATTCT
This window of the Myxococcaceae bacterium genome carries:
- the mvaD gene encoding diphosphomevalonate decarboxylase yields the protein MLPVTARAHANIALIKYWGKVPGPGNLPAVGSLSLTLDCFYSQTTIQASEADRFILNSEVQSGASSRRVFEFLDPIRKPGERLEVVSKNCVPTASGLASSASGFAALSVAANAFFKLGLSPRGLSELARTGSGSAARSIFPGLARMHPEGYAEPVQAPSFDLNLLVVHCSDSKKHRDSRTAMNHTAETSPYYAAWVLTHPEDLTAALRALKENQFEALGQAMEYSTLKMHASMMAAKPGIWYFEPLSLSVLNCLRELKAEGVKAYFTMDAGPHVKILCQDQDVPVLLKRLNQIPGVIEILQARPGPGAMIL
- a CDS encoding cysteine--tRNA ligase; this encodes MHLKLYNTLSRAIEPFKPNQAAKASLYTCGPTVYHYAHIGNLRTYVFEDVLSRTLQRFGFHVEHVMNITDVGHLESDSDVGDDKMELASKREKKSPWEVARYYERAFFQDTEALNILKPTIVCRATEHVAEMQHMIQKLISNGFAYVVEGNVYFRIHRFEDYSKLSRRNLEELMEGARVDIDSRKENPLDFVLWFSQSKYPNQVMKWESPWGVGFPGWHIECSAMALKYLGERIDIHCGGVDHISVHHTNEIAQTEGCLGHRWVNVWMHGEFLVLDKAKMSKSKGDFLTLSTLREQGFEAVHYRYFCLGAHYRSQLSFSYESLQASKNAFESLKNRVLGWRLEPKKGKAPEKKNSYQEAFKQALANDLDLPVAMRVLWDVVKDADLGTENQLELVEDFDQVFGLGVSQFERPVLSWELSQIVEERNQARAQKDWQKADELRQKLSTCGLQIKDTPKGPDWYFDFS
- a CDS encoding alanine--glyoxylate aminotransferase family protein yields the protein MKYRLLAPGPTPVPERVLSLMSRSMIHHRTPAFESIFADCIQGLKWVLQTKEDVLLLSCSGTGAFEATFQNFFSAGDLVLNVTGGKFGERWGKMAERFGLKVHTIEVPWGKSANPEEVRQALEQYPECRAVICVASETSTGTRQPYEAIGRVVQQKADCLLIVDAISALGVWDISPERDHIDVLIASSQKALMLPPGLAFLAISPKAWEFNRTAQMPRFYFDLAQEKKAQACHQTAFTPAVSLIAGLQESLKMMKEEGLSAIFERHARVARATRAAIQALGLKLFSESPADSLTAIYTPKEIRPNGVYTGLQDRAKLTIAGGQGEWKGKIFRIAHLGYFDELDILTVLSALEIVLRQEGYEQFEPGCTLKAVYPILSEGFKI
- a CDS encoding heme-dependent peroxidase produces the protein MSGKMVTLEGWYILHDFRRFDQAQWRQLSDAAQEEIQSEFSEILESFERVNSNRSGAFGLYQILGHQADYLFLNLRTDLHELSKTEQRLQKSRLFDFLVPTYSYVSVVELSNYVSSESATSPEVQALLDARLKPALPDLKHVCFYPMSKSRAVGANWYLEPLEERRRMMKEHGSIGRTYAGKVLQMIGGSIGFDDWEWGVTLFSDDPLHFKHLVTEMRFDEASARFAEFGTFYLGNRISLADLNAGFKISKV